Proteins from a single region of Antechinus flavipes isolate AdamAnt ecotype Samford, QLD, Australia chromosome 2, AdamAnt_v2, whole genome shotgun sequence:
- the LOC127547087 gene encoding trichosurin-like: MKQMKLLLLIIGLALVRGTYAHKERHENLTGSWHTIAVAANNTAKIKKEGPFRLSLHQIIAKDGKLYGEFSERKKGKCIRLLLASHKTDKENQYVSIYSGANIFYFTHVKPDEYIMVTLYNYDGNDITLVLMLTARQLNVREEIKKKFEELCLYNKLKKENIVYFTKHDQCEKLAP; encoded by the exons ATGAAGCAAATGAAGCTTCTGCTGCTAATTATAGGATTGGCCCTGGTCAGAGGCACCTATGCCCATAAGGAGCGCCATGAAAAT CTTACAGGATCCTGGCACACTATTGCAGTAGCTGCAAATAATACAGcaaagatcaagaaggaaggtcCCTTCAGACTCTCTCTCCACCAAATCATAGCAAAGGATGGCAAGTTATATGGAGAATTTTCAGAAAG GAAAAAAGGCAAATGTATTCGGCTCCTTCTGGCAAGTCacaagacagacaaagagaatcAATATGTATCAATAT ACTCAGGGGCAAACATTTTCTACTTCACCCATGTGAAGCCTGATGAATATATTATGGTGACCTTATATAACTACGATGGGAATGATATAACTTTAGTATTAATGCTCACTG CCCGCCAACTAAATGtgagagaagaaatcaaaaagaaatttgaggaaCTTTGTTTATACAATaaacttaaaaaggaaaacattgtatacttCACCAAACATG ATCAATGTGAAAAACTCGCCCCATAA
- the LOC127547088 gene encoding late lactation protein B-like → MKVLFLTIALSLFAVLHAEESNSSGKLGGVYHLNAVVANKKVPEEKRPEAFSPITISQLDNGNVEAKFTMKKNGKCKEIELTMEKTENSNEYTIKGNLQHPHKVRITKTSVPNNWIFECEGPIPSERVKMIKLLSLNKEADPQALEDFQKIAKERSYDESRIIFPKQEEACVPEHD, encoded by the exons ATGAAGGTCCTTTTTCTAACCATAGCACTAAGTCTGTTCGCTGTCCTCCATGCTGAAGAATCAAACTCTTCTGGAAAATTGGGG GGCGTATACCATCTAAATGCTGTTGTGGCAAACAAGAAAGTTCCTGAGGAGAAAAGGCCTGAGGCCTTCTCACCCATTACCATCTCCCAACTTGATAATGGTAATGTGGAGGCCAAATTTACCATGAA GAAGAATGGCAAGTGCAAAGAAATTGAACTGACAATGGAGAAAACGGAAAATTCCAATGAATACACCATAA AGGGGAACTTACAGCATCCACACAAAGTGCGTATAACCAAGACCTCTGTGCCAAATAACTGGATTTTTGAGTGTGAAGGCCCCATCCCTAGTGAACGGGTCAAGATGATTAAGCTGTTGA GTCTGAACAAAGAAGCAGACCCTCAAGCTCTGGAAGACTTTCAGAAGATCGCAAAAGAGAGAAGTTATGATGAAAGTAGAATCATTTTCCCTAAGCAAGAAG AGGCCTGCGTCCCAGAACATGATTAA